A window of bacterium contains these coding sequences:
- a CDS encoding nucleotide sugar dehydrogenase yields the protein MLEKKIEDKSARIAVTGLGYVGLPLAVAFARAGYRVFGLDVQKKKADAVNRGESYIGDISSEDVAAFVKSGQLTASSDFSLLEQADCVSICVPTPIDKNKVPDTSYISNVSDIVRKYMKKQQLVVLESTTYPGTTEEVVLPILARDGKKVGHDFFLAFSPERIDPGNRLYGFSKVPRVVGGVTGRCTAIAASLYEHVVPSVFRVDSPKVAEMSKLLENIFRIVNISMINEMALLCDRMGIDIWQVVDAASSKPYGFMPFYPGPGLGGHCIPVDPFYLSWKAKEYDFYTRFIDLAGEINDMMPHFVVTKVGYALNTVGKSLKNSKILVIGVAYKRDIDDIRESPALSVIQILQKKMAKVTLCDPYVPSVTIGNRAYTSHRAVTEKLVASADAVLILTDHSAVDYNLIGRHADIIVDTRNAMHGIRKRKVYKL from the coding sequence ATGCTCGAGAAAAAAATCGAAGATAAAAGCGCCCGGATCGCCGTGACAGGTCTCGGTTATGTCGGGCTGCCCCTTGCGGTTGCTTTTGCCCGCGCCGGGTACAGGGTATTCGGCCTCGATGTACAGAAGAAAAAAGCCGATGCGGTGAACAGGGGAGAATCGTACATCGGCGATATCTCTTCCGAGGATGTCGCGGCATTCGTCAAAAGCGGACAGCTCACCGCTTCGAGCGATTTCAGCCTCCTCGAACAGGCCGATTGCGTTTCGATCTGTGTTCCCACTCCCATCGACAAGAACAAGGTTCCCGATACGAGCTATATTTCAAATGTTTCTGATATTGTCCGTAAATATATGAAGAAACAGCAGCTCGTTGTGCTCGAATCGACAACCTACCCCGGTACGACCGAAGAGGTCGTTCTTCCTATTCTTGCGCGGGACGGGAAAAAAGTGGGGCATGATTTTTTTCTCGCATTCTCTCCCGAGCGTATCGATCCGGGTAACAGATTGTACGGTTTCAGTAAGGTGCCCAGGGTTGTCGGCGGTGTTACGGGCAGATGTACGGCGATAGCAGCTTCATTGTACGAGCATGTGGTGCCGTCCGTGTTCAGGGTCGATTCGCCGAAAGTAGCCGAAATGAGCAAACTCCTGGAAAATATTTTCCGGATCGTCAATATCTCCATGATCAACGAAATGGCCCTGCTCTGTGACCGGATGGGTATCGACATCTGGCAGGTTGTCGATGCGGCGTCGTCCAAACCGTACGGTTTCATGCCCTTTTATCCCGGTCCGGGACTTGGCGGTCACTGCATCCCCGTTGATCCGTTCTACCTGTCATGGAAAGCTAAAGAGTACGATTTTTACACACGATTCATCGATCTTGCCGGTGAAATCAACGATATGATGCCCCATTTTGTCGTAACCAAGGTCGGTTATGCGCTCAACACGGTCGGAAAATCCCTGAAAAACTCGAAAATTCTCGTGATCGGCGTGGCCTACAAACGCGATATAGACGATATCCGCGAATCGCCCGCGCTTTCGGTCATCCAGATACTCCAAAAGAAGATGGCAAAGGTTACCCTTTGCGATCCGTACGTGCCATCGGTGACGATCGGGAACCGTGCCTACACCAGCCATCGCGCTGTTACCGAAAAACTCGTTGCTTCGGCTGATGCGGTATTGATTCTCACCGATCACAGCGCCGTGGATTACAATCTTATTGGCCGGCATGCCGATATAATCGTGGATACCAGAAATGCCATGCACGGCATCAGAAAAAGAAAGGTATATAAACTCTAA
- a CDS encoding sugar kinase — protein MASTFTFKPISETTYDIVSLGEVMMRIDPGDIPTARARNARIWHGGGETNVAEGLAYVFRARAAIITALVDDGIGRNIESQINEAGVDTKNIIWFNTSGKGDHSTDGKGTLHNGINFTWKGKGVLPSVTEYYRAHTPASTLKPGDFDWDALFSKGVRWFSSGGIFTLIGPRTAEFALEAMKAAGKYGTFRSFDLNYRSKVQPDKDKARANNRKIVEHVEFLVGNQGDFFDALGYETRKVGKDEPMDAFMAAYTETLRTVAKDYPNLKIIGTQLRSALSADLINWGAVLYDVAEDKIYQGVVRERVEIADRTGGGDSFCSGVAGSLMMGKSTEEAVDYGAAHGIIVQEFPGDTTMATLSMIEKEIKRAKSGGGVSALR, from the coding sequence ATGGCAAGCACTTTCACGTTTAAACCGATTTCCGAAACCACATACGATATCGTCTCTCTGGGCGAAGTCATGATGCGCATCGATCCCGGCGATATTCCAACCGCCCGCGCCCGTAACGCCCGGATATGGCACGGCGGCGGCGAAACCAATGTCGCCGAGGGACTTGCATATGTATTCCGCGCAAGAGCCGCCATTATCACGGCGCTTGTCGACGACGGTATCGGACGGAACATCGAATCGCAGATAAATGAAGCGGGTGTCGATACAAAGAACATCATCTGGTTCAATACATCGGGTAAAGGGGATCATTCCACCGACGGTAAGGGAACGCTCCACAACGGCATCAATTTCACATGGAAAGGCAAGGGCGTGCTGCCGTCCGTAACCGAGTACTACCGCGCACATACCCCGGCATCGACACTCAAACCCGGTGATTTCGACTGGGATGCGCTGTTTTCCAAGGGAGTCAGATGGTTCAGCTCGGGCGGTATTTTCACCCTCATCGGCCCCAGAACTGCGGAATTCGCCCTCGAAGCGATGAAAGCGGCCGGTAAATACGGTACCTTCCGCTCGTTCGACCTGAACTACCGCTCCAAGGTTCAGCCCGATAAAGACAAAGCCCGCGCCAATAACCGCAAAATCGTCGAGCATGTGGAATTCCTCGTTGGCAACCAGGGCGATTTCTTCGATGCACTCGGCTATGAAACCCGCAAGGTGGGTAAAGACGAGCCGATGGATGCTTTCATGGCTGCATACACCGAAACGCTTCGCACGGTGGCCAAGGATTATCCCAATCTCAAGATCATCGGCACACAGCTCAGGAGCGCGCTCTCGGCTGACCTCATCAACTGGGGTGCCGTGCTCTATGATGTCGCCGAAGACAAGATTTACCAGGGGGTCGTGCGCGAGCGTGTCGAAATCGCCGACCGTACCGGCGGTGGCGACTCCTTCTGCAGCGGTGTTGCAGGTTCGCTCATGATGGGCAAATCCACCGAGGAAGCGGTCGATTACGGCGCGGCTCACGGCATCATCGTTCAGGAGTTCCCCGGTGACACAACCATGGCGACCCTGTCGATGATCGAAAAAGAAATCAAGCGCGCAAAATCCGGCGGCGGCGTAAGCGCACTGCGATAA
- a CDS encoding methyltransferase domain-containing protein, producing MTPWRLIFEYLTALSPAAALAGSVNLWQEKESVSVKNNRVCPVERAGSLDNRIRRWIQNPQKILSPYIEKGMTVLDIGCGPGFFSIEMARMVGESGRVIAADLQEGMLRKLRDKIEGTELEKRITLHKCEKNKIGVSDTVDFVLSFYMVHEVPDAADFFYEIGIILRPDGLLFIVEPSFHVSAAAFEETVKKALEAGFTVAGRPKMLLSKTVILKKS from the coding sequence ATGACACCGTGGAGGTTGATTTTTGAATATTTAACCGCGCTTTCCCCGGCAGCAGCACTGGCGGGAAGTGTTAACCTTTGGCAGGAGAAAGAGTCAGTGAGTGTGAAAAACAATCGTGTGTGCCCGGTTGAACGGGCGGGCAGTCTCGATAATCGGATTCGGAGGTGGATACAGAACCCTCAGAAAATACTGAGCCCCTATATTGAAAAGGGAATGACAGTCCTGGATATTGGGTGCGGCCCCGGCTTTTTTTCTATAGAAATGGCTCGGATGGTTGGCGAATCCGGCCGGGTGATTGCCGCTGATCTGCAGGAAGGGATGCTTCGGAAACTGAGAGATAAGATTGAAGGAACGGAACTCGAGAAACGTATCACACTCCATAAGTGTGAAAAAAATAAAATTGGCGTATCGGATACCGTAGATTTTGTTCTATCGTTCTATATGGTTCACGAAGTCCCCGATGCAGCAGATTTTTTTTATGAAATTGGTATAATACTGAGACCGGACGGCCTGCTTTTCATTGTTGAACCGTCTTTTCATGTTTCTGCGGCTGCGTTTGAAGAAACCGTCAAAAAAGCACTGGAGGCCGGATTCACAGTTGCCGGAAGGCCGAAAATGCTTTTAAGCAAGACTGTTATATTGAAAAAAAGCTGA